Within the Pseudomonas chlororaphis subsp. aurantiaca genome, the region CCATACCCTGGGCGCCACCGCCGGCAAACGCATCACCGGTTTCAGCCCGCAGGCCCTGCAGGCGATGGCCAATTATTCCTGGCCGGGCAATATCCGCGAACTGCAGAACTGCGTCGAACGCGCGACCATAGTCGCCGCGGGCGCGGTGATCGAGGAAAGCGACCTGCCGGGTTATCTGTTCAGCTCACCGCCGGTGAACGCCGGGGCCAGCGCCCTGCCCGGCGACAGCCTCAGCGTGCCCAGCGACCTGGACGCAGCCCTGGCCGAAGTGGAGAAAGCCTACATCCTCGCCGCCCTGCAACAGAGCAACGGCGTGCAAGCCGCCGCCGCGCAACTGATCGGCATTTCCGAACGCAGCTTCTGGTACCGCCTGAAGAAACTCGGGATCCAGGTCGACAAGATCATTCGCTGATGCACGCACGTCTTCTGTAGGAGCAGCCGGTCGACGCTCGATTGTCCGCGATAGCGGTACTCCAGACACAGCGCATTGCCTGCATCGCCGGCAAGCCTGGCTCCTGCGGAAGCCCAGGTCAGAGCAGGTTCGGCGCGGGCAGCGGATCGATCTGCGCCCAGTGCGATATGTCTTCGCGATGGCTTTGCAGGTAAGGCAGCACCGCCGCCAGCAAAGGCGCCTTGAAAGCTTCCTGGAAACGATGGGCCAGGCCCGGGATCAGCTTCAATTGGCTGCCCTGGATATGCGCGGCCAGGTGTACGCCGTGCATCACCGGCAACAGCGGATCGGCGGTGCCATGCACCACCAGGGTCGGCACACGCAGCTGGTTGAGCAGGGCCACCCGGCTCGGTTCGGCGAGGATCGCCATGATCTGGCGCTTCACCCCTTCCGGGTTGAAGGCACGGTCATAGGCCTCCGCCGCCTGGTGCAGCAGCGCCTGCCGATCGTCGATGACCTGCGGGCTGCCGAGGGCGGCCAGCAGGTCGGCCTGTTGCTCCAGCGCCGCCTCACGGTTCGGCGCGCCGCGCCGCGACAACAGCTGCACCAGCGCCGCGTTGGGCGCCGGCAGGCCTTCGGCGCCGGAGCTGGTCATGATCAGGGTCAGGCTCTCGACCCGCTGCGGCGCCATGGCCGCCAGGTGCTGGGCGATCATCCCGCCCATGCTCGCGCCCAGGACATGGAACTGCTCGACCTGCAGGGCATTCATCAGGCCCAGGGCGTCGTCGGCCATGTCGGTCAGGCTGTAGGGCGCGGCCACTGGCAGGCCGAGCTTGTAGCGCAGCACCTCGAACGTCAGGTTGGCGTTGGCCGGTGCCTGGCGCCAGGTAGACAGGCCGACATCGCGGTTGTCATAACGGATCACCCGGAACCCCTGCTGGCACAGGGCAACGACCACCTCGTCCGGCCAGTGGATCAACTGCCCGCCCAGGCCCATCACCAGCAGCAGGGCCGGATCGGAGGCACGGCCGATGCTCTGGTAGGCCAGGCTCACCTCCTCCAGTTCGACCCTTTGGGTCGGTACGTTGACATCACAGCGAGACGCCGCCTGAGACGGCAGGCCGAACAGCAGTGCGGCCAGGAAAACGGTCGTTGAAAGCACTCTTGCCCACATGGAAAAACACCGAAACGCAGAAACCCAGTAGAGCGCGAGTCTGATGAACTTTGATCGAGCGCGCTGCCACAGTTACGTGACAGTTTGATGAAGATTGCCGAGTGGTCATAAAACCCTGTAGCCGCTGCCGCAGGCTGCGATAAGGACCGGAGGGCCTTCAGCGAACTCAAGATCGCTACGTCCCTTCGGGCCGATCGCAGCCTGCGGCAGCGGCTACAACGGCTATGGATACATTCGGATGGTCAGGCCTGCAGGTTACGCAACTGACGGGCGGCGGCGACCATGTTGACCAGGGCGGCTTCGGTTTCCGGCCAGGCGCGGGTCTTCAGGCCGCAGTCCGGGTTGACCCACAAGCGTTCGGCGGGGATGCGCCGGACCGCCTTGCTCATCAGCTTGACCATCTCGGCGGTGTCCGGCACCCGCGGCGAGTGGATGTCATACACCCCCGGGCCGATGTCGTTCGGGTAGTCGAAGGCCTCGAAAGCCTCCAGCAGCTCCATGTCCGAACGCGACGTCTCGATGGTGATCACGTCGGCATCCATCGCGGCGATGGCCTGGATCACGTCGTTGAACTCGCTGTAGCACATGTGGGTGTGGATCTGGGTGTCGTCGCGCACCCCAGAGGCGGTCAGGCGGAACGCTTCCACCGCCCAGTCCAGGTACGGCTGCCAGTCCGCCCGGCGCAGCGGCAGGCCCTCGCGGAACGCCGCTTCGTCGATCTGCACGATCTTGATCCCGGCCCGCTCCAGGTCCACCACCTCATCGCGCAGGGCCAGCGCCAGTTGCCGGGCCTGCACCTCGCGGGATACGTCCTCGCGGGGGAAGGACCACATCAGCATGGTCACGGGCCCGGTGAGCATGCCCTTCATCACCTTGTCGGTCAGGCTCTGGGCATAGGTGATCCAGTCCACGGTCATGGCGTTCGGGCGGCTCAGGTCGCCGTAGATCACCGCCGGTTTCACGCAGCGCGAACCGTAGCTCTGGACCCAGCCGAAGCGGGTGAACAGGTAGCCGTCCAGTTGCTCGGCGAAGTACTCGACCATGTCGTTGCGCTCGGCCTCGCCGTGGACCAGCACGTCCAGCCCCAGGCGTTCCTGGACCTGCACCGCGTGACGGATTTCGCAGCGCATGGCGTCGGTGTAATCGTTGTTCGACAGCTTGCCCTGCTTGAACGCCTGGCGCGCCAGGCGGATCGACGCGGTCTGCGGGAACGAACCGATGGTGGTGGTCGGGAACACCGGCAGCTTCAAGCGAGCGTGCTGCTGGGCAATGCGTTGGGCAAAGGGCGAGTGACGCTGGCTGTCGGCGGCGCTGACCGCCTTGAGCCGCGCCTGGACCTCGGCCTTGTGGATCCGCGGCGACTGCGCGCGGCTGGCCTGCACCTGGCGGCTTGCGGCCAGGGCCGCTTGCACCGCCGGGGCCTGCGGATCGTTCAGGGCGTCACGCAGCACCGAGATTTCGCCGCATTTCTGTACGGCGAAGGCCAGCCAGCTTTTCAGCTCGGCATCCAGCTGGTCTTCCCGGGACAGGTCCACCGGACTGTGCAGCAGCGAGCAGGAACTGCTGACCCACAGGTTGTCGCCAAAACGCTCCTGCGCCGCTTGCAACTGCTGCAGCGCCTGCTCCAGCTCGCAACGCCAGACATTGCGGCCGTTGACCAGGCCCACGGAAAGAATCTTGTAGGTCGGCAGGCGGTCGAGCACCTGGGTCAGTTGCTCCGGCGCCCGCACGGCGTCGATGTGCAGGCCGTCCACCGGCAGGCCGACGGCCAGCCCGAGGTTGTCCTGCAGGCCGCTGAAGTAGGTGGCCACCAGCTTTTTCAGCGGCGAGTACTGGAGGATGTGGTAGGCCCGCTCGAAGGCGCTCTTCCATTCCTGCGGCAGGTCGAGGGTCAGGACAGGTTCGTCGATCTGCACCCACTCCACGCCCTGGGCCTTGAGGCGGTTGAGGATTTCGCCGTAGACCGGCAGCAGGCGCTCCAGCAGCTCGAGCTTGTCGAAATCGTTGCCCTTGGCCTTGCCCAGCCACAGGTAGGTCAACGGACCGATGATCACCGGCTTGACCCGGTGGCCCAGGGCGTGGGCTTCGTCGACCTCGTCGAACAGTTGCTCCCAGCTCAGCTTGAACGACTGGTCGGCGCTGAATTCCGGGACCAGGTAGTGGTAGTTGGTGTCGAACCACTTGGTCAATTCCTGGGCGTACTGGGTCTTGGCCTGATCGCCGCCACAGCAGCCACTCGAGGCACCGCGGGCCATGGCGAACAGGGTATCGAGGGTCGGCTGGCCCTGGGCGTCCTTGCTGCTGTCGAAGCGCTCGGGAACCACGCCGAAGGTCAGCGAGTGAGTCAATACCTGGTCGTACCAGGCGAAGTCGCCCACCGGCAGCAGGTCGATGCCGGCGTCCTTTTGCAACTGCCAGTGCCTGGCCCGCAGCTGGCGTCCGACGTCTTGCAGCGCCTGCCGGTCGAGGTCGCCCTTCCAGTAGGCTTCGAGGGCTTTTTTCAGTTCGCGGTCGGCGCCGATGCGCGGAAAACCAAGGGTGTGGGCCAAGGCCATGAGCGGGTTCCTCCCGGTAAAAGATGGCGCTATTGTCGACAGCCAAGCCAACATGAGACAAACTCAACCTTTTCGTGTTGATCACAAAATTTACTCATGGAGACCCTGGTGCTCGAAATCCGTCACCTGAAGACCCTGCACGCCCTGCGCGAAGCCGACAGCCTGGTCGAAGCCGCCGAACGCCTGCACCTGACCCAGTCCGCCCTGTCCCACCAGTTCAAGGAACTGGAAGAGCGCATGGGCATGCCGCTGTTCGTGCGCAAGACCAAGCCGGTGCGCTTCACCAGCGCTGGCCTGCGCCTGCTGCAACTGGCGGACGCCACCCTGCCATTGCTGCGCGCCGCCGAACGGGACATCTCCCGCCTGGCCGGCGGCACCGCCGGGCGCCTGCACATGGCCATCGAATGCCACAGCTGCTTCCAGTGGCTGATGCCGACCATCGACCAGTTCCGCGATGCCTGGCCGGAAGTCGAGCTGGACCTAGCCTCGGGTTTCTCCTTCGCCCCGCTGCCGGCCCTGGCCCGCGGCGACCTGGACCTGGTGGTAACCTCCGACCCGGTGGAACTGGCGGGCATCACCTACGTGCCGCTGTTCACCTACGAAGCCATGCTGGCGGTGGCCAACCAGCATCGCCTGGCCAGCAAGCCCTACATCGTTCCGGAAGACCTGCTCAGCGAAACCCTGATCACCTACCCGGTGGAGCGCGACCGCCTGGATATCTTCACCCGCTTCCTGGAACCGGCCGACATCGAGCCGGCCCAGGTCCGTACCTCGGAACTGACGGTGATGATGATGCAGCTGGTGGCCAGCGGCCGTGGCGTGTGCGGCATGCCCCACTGGGCGCTGCATGAATACAGCTCACGGGGTTATGTGAAGGCCAAGCGCCTGGGGGAAAAAGGCCTGTTC harbors:
- a CDS encoding alpha/beta fold hydrolase produces the protein MWARVLSTTVFLAALLFGLPSQAASRCDVNVPTQRVELEEVSLAYQSIGRASDPALLLVMGLGGQLIHWPDEVVVALCQQGFRVIRYDNRDVGLSTWRQAPANANLTFEVLRYKLGLPVAAPYSLTDMADDALGLMNALQVEQFHVLGASMGGMIAQHLAAMAPQRVESLTLIMTSSGAEGLPAPNAALVQLLSRRGAPNREAALEQQADLLAALGSPQVIDDRQALLHQAAEAYDRAFNPEGVKRQIMAILAEPSRVALLNQLRVPTLVVHGTADPLLPVMHGVHLAAHIQGSQLKLIPGLAHRFQEAFKAPLLAAVLPYLQSHREDISHWAQIDPLPAPNLL
- the metE gene encoding 5-methyltetrahydropteroyltriglutamate--homocysteine S-methyltransferase → MALAHTLGFPRIGADRELKKALEAYWKGDLDRQALQDVGRQLRARHWQLQKDAGIDLLPVGDFAWYDQVLTHSLTFGVVPERFDSSKDAQGQPTLDTLFAMARGASSGCCGGDQAKTQYAQELTKWFDTNYHYLVPEFSADQSFKLSWEQLFDEVDEAHALGHRVKPVIIGPLTYLWLGKAKGNDFDKLELLERLLPVYGEILNRLKAQGVEWVQIDEPVLTLDLPQEWKSAFERAYHILQYSPLKKLVATYFSGLQDNLGLAVGLPVDGLHIDAVRAPEQLTQVLDRLPTYKILSVGLVNGRNVWRCELEQALQQLQAAQERFGDNLWVSSSCSLLHSPVDLSREDQLDAELKSWLAFAVQKCGEISVLRDALNDPQAPAVQAALAASRQVQASRAQSPRIHKAEVQARLKAVSAADSQRHSPFAQRIAQQHARLKLPVFPTTTIGSFPQTASIRLARQAFKQGKLSNNDYTDAMRCEIRHAVQVQERLGLDVLVHGEAERNDMVEYFAEQLDGYLFTRFGWVQSYGSRCVKPAVIYGDLSRPNAMTVDWITYAQSLTDKVMKGMLTGPVTMLMWSFPREDVSREVQARQLALALRDEVVDLERAGIKIVQIDEAAFREGLPLRRADWQPYLDWAVEAFRLTASGVRDDTQIHTHMCYSEFNDVIQAIAAMDADVITIETSRSDMELLEAFEAFDYPNDIGPGVYDIHSPRVPDTAEMVKLMSKAVRRIPAERLWVNPDCGLKTRAWPETEAALVNMVAAARQLRNLQA
- the metR gene encoding transcriptional regulator MetR, giving the protein MLEIRHLKTLHALREADSLVEAAERLHLTQSALSHQFKELEERMGMPLFVRKTKPVRFTSAGLRLLQLADATLPLLRAAERDISRLAGGTAGRLHMAIECHSCFQWLMPTIDQFRDAWPEVELDLASGFSFAPLPALARGDLDLVVTSDPVELAGITYVPLFTYEAMLAVANQHRLASKPYIVPEDLLSETLITYPVERDRLDIFTRFLEPADIEPAQVRTSELTVMMMQLVASGRGVCGMPHWALHEYSSRGYVKAKRLGEKGLFATLYAAIRADMLDAPYMRDFLLTAKDTSFSTLDGVSAVR